The sequence below is a genomic window from Fibrobacter sp..
CATTACGCAGTTTTATCCTAACTTTAAACTGTCCAACTTTTTGGGGTCAGTTCACTATCACCGAGGACTTTTTTTAGTTCTTATTAGCGCGACAAGTCGCGACTATCAATTATTGGCGCTATTACTGGCGCTACTTCGTAGCGCAGTAATCTGCGGCTCGGTCATGTGCAAGCAAGCTTGCCCGCGACCCTCGCCTTACGATTACTTCTTCGGGAGCTTGACTTCGGAACCGAAGTTCACGTTGGTCTTGTTGCCGAGGAGCAGAGCACGAGTCTTCAGCGGGAGGCCGAAGCAACGGATGAAGCCGGTTGCGTCCTTCTGGTCGTACATTTCGACGTCAGAGAAGCCACCGAGGTTCATGTCGTACAGGCTGTAGGGGCTCTTCATGCCGGCCGGGATGATGTTGCCCTTATAGAGCTTGAGGGTAACTTCACCGGTAACAACCTTGTTGACTTCGTCGAAGAAGGCGTCCATGCACTGGCGGAGCGGAGTGAACCACTGACCATTGTAAACCAGGTTTGCATAGGTCATGGACATCTTCTGAGCTTCGAACAAGGTTTCCTTGTCGAGGACCAGCTGCTGCAGGCATTCGTGAGCCTTGTAAAGCAGGGTGCCACCCGGAGTTTCGTAAACGCCGCGGCTCTTGAGGCCCACGAGACGGTTTTCAACGATGTCCAGGAGACCGCAAGCGTTTTCGCCACCGATCTTGTTGAGAGTTTCGAGGAGCTCAACTGCGCCCATCTTCTTGCCGTTGATGGAAACCGGAGTACCCTTGTCGAAACCGATGGTCACATGAGCCGGCTTGTTGGGAGCCTTTTCGTAAGTGTTGGTATGCTTGAGCATATCATACTTGTGTTCCTTATCCGGTTCTTCCAGGATGCCACCTTCGTGAGAGAGGTGCCACAGGTTGCCGTCTTC
It includes:
- a CDS encoding argininosuccinate synthase, whose protein sequence is MAKKESKKKVVLAYSGGLDTSIIIPWLKENYDCEVIAFAADLGQNDFPDAKALEQKALATGASKCYVLDLKKEFLEDYVWPTVRAGAKYESTYLLGTSFARPLIAKYQVKIAEKEGAYAVSHGATGKGNDQVRFELTYAALNPKLEIIAPWKDPKWNIHSREDAIDYAQARKIPLNGISKKKIYSEDGNLWHLSHEGGILEEPDKEHKYDMLKHTNTYEKAPNKPAHVTIGFDKGTPVSINGKKMGAVELLETLNKIGGENACGLLDIVENRLVGLKSRGVYETPGGTLLYKAHECLQQLVLDKETLFEAQKMSMTYANLVYNGQWFTPLRQCMDAFFDEVNKVVTGEVTLKLYKGNIIPAGMKSPYSLYDMNLGGFSDVEMYDQKDATGFIRCFGLPLKTRALLLGNKTNVNFGSEVKLPKK